The following are from one region of the Nicotiana tomentosiformis chromosome 7, ASM39032v3, whole genome shotgun sequence genome:
- the LOC138895684 gene encoding uncharacterized protein, whose amino-acid sequence MAVSLRNGRDLDREQEVSQSRRETTPTTLVILEADESADLTEVVIEQAQVDNGKEKEEKTPRSGQRLIPAPFPQRLAKQKKDYQYRKFMEMLRQIQLNIPLMDALREMPEYAKMMKDLMSQKFDFQDLSIVTLTQTCSAVVTRPMAQKVSDLGSFTILCTIGSYAFAKALCDLEASINLMPLAIYTKTGIGRARPTLMMLQLADRTVKRPTGILDDVLVQVGKFVFPADFVILDCQVDEEIPIILGRSFLATGRALIDCEIGELKMRIGGVCHGSRGSRVLEKGTSVQAPTLRRKSNTTCKTINRGATTVGPETASSSPQVEQLLQVLQKCKTAIGWTMADIKGISPTFCMHNILLQEERKPPRENQRWLNPNMKEVVKKEVIKWLDAGIIFPISNSNWISISPEDREKTSFTCPYGIFSFWRMPFGLCNAPATFQRCMLAIFTDMVEDIMEVFMDDFSVVGDSFEDCLHNLRRVLKICVETNLVLNWEKLAFEELKKRLVTAPIIVAPNWEQSFELMCDASDYAIGAVLWRKKTR is encoded by the exons ATGGCAGTGAGTCTCAGAAATGGAAGAGATTTAGACAGAGAGCAAGAAGTTTCTCAATCTAGGAGAGAGACTACGCCAACTACTCTAGTTATATTAGAGGCAGATGAGTCAGCAGATCTCACCGAGGTTGTAATTGAACAAGCACAGGTTGACAATGGTAAGGAGAAGGAAG aaaagacaCCAAGAAGTGGGCAGAGGTTGATTCCTGCACCATTCCCTCAGAGATTGGCAAAGCAAAAGAAAGATTATCAATACAGAAAATTTATGGAAATGCTTCGacaaattcaattgaatattccactgatggatgctttgagggaaatgccagagtatgcaaaaatgatgaaggatctGATGTCGCAAAAATTTGACTTCCAGGACCTGTCCATTGTAACTCTGACACAGACCTGCAGTGCGGTAGTGACAAGACCTATGGCTCAAAAAGTGTCTGATCTAGGTAGTTTCACTATCCTATGCACCATTGGTAGTTATGCTTTTGCAaaagcattgtgtgacttggAAGCCagtataaacttgatgcccttggcaatCTATACAAAAACGGGCATTGGCAGAGCTAGACCGACCTTAATGATGTTGCAACTGGCTGATCGCACAGTCAAAAGGCCGACAGGAATTCTTGATGATGTGCTTGTTCAAGTGGGGAAGTTTGTATTCCCTGCAGATTtcgttattcttgattgtcaagtGGATGAAGAGATACCCATCATTCTGGGAAGGTCGTTCTTAGCCACTGGGAGAGCATTGATTGATTGTGAGAttggagagttgaaaatgag GATTGGCGGAGTGTGCCATGGATCTCGAGGGTCAAGGGTTCTAGAAAAGGGAACCTCAGTTCAAGCCCCTACGCTTAGAAGGAAGAGCAACACCACCTGCAAAaccatcaatagaggagccaccacagttggaccTGAAACCGCTTCCAGCTCACCTCAG GTAGAGCAACTCTTGCAAGTGTTACAAAAATGTAAGACTGCCATTGGTTGGACCATGGCAGACATAAAGGGTATCAGCCCAACCTTTTGTATGCATAATATTCTCTTGCAAGAGGAGCGCAAACCTCCCAGAGAGAATCAACGATGGCTGAACCCGAATAtgaaagaggtggtgaagaaggaagtgatcaagtggctggatgcgggtatcatcttccccatctctaACAGCAACTGG ATCTCAATATCCCCTGAAGACAGAGAGAAAACATCATTCACTTGTCCGTATGGCATATTTTCCTTTTGGAGAATGCcttttggactttgcaatgcgCCGGCTACATTCCAGCGGtgtatgttagccattttcactgatatggtaGAAGACATTATGGAGgtatttatggatgatttctccgtggtgggggattcattcgaagattgtcttcacaatttaagaagagtgctcaaaatatgtgtggagacaaatttggtgctgaattgggaaaa gttggcatttgag